One genomic window of Solanum stenotomum isolate F172 chromosome 9, ASM1918654v1, whole genome shotgun sequence includes the following:
- the LOC125876483 gene encoding pentatricopeptide repeat-containing protein At4g31070, mitochondrial has protein sequence MGKIIKRFISTLSSFSEVHNTIKQLVVKGKYDQALELYTAKVHCSHASSTFLLPSIIKACVHHQLFGLQLHSYVLKNGYSSECAISNSLISMYAKFSETKAAYQLFDTMPERDIISWNSMINCYYMNGYLLESLELFKEMYNVHGFVPKPELIASVISACIQTKNLKLGRAIHTLTVVDERMETSIFLTTALVDFYWKCCEPDLAFLVFQRMEVKNEVSWTAMISGCIAEELYARAVELFRLMQLENVKPNRVTLTSILPACAELKYGKEIHGYAFRHGFDSDTKFSSAIVHMYSGCGEALQPMKNVFDRSTNKDVVMWTALITSYTRNKSSCEEAIKLFNEMLLSGIQPNDVTLLALISACTNLLSVCYGRGMHGYAFTSGLSSHLFIGNSLINMYSKCGFLKDSAQVFQEMSIRDSASWSALINAYGTHGFGNKALELFNEMKESGIKTDSIALLAILSACNHCGLFEEGKKLFDEVSKDKSCSITVELYACYIDLLGRAGKLEDASEVISRMPIKPTNRIWSSLISSCKLHGRLEVAERLAHRLIKSEPENAANYALLSLVYAESENWPGVEDLRRDMKERKLRKSYGFSRIELDG, from the coding sequence atgggaaaaataatcaaaaggtTCATATCAACTTTATCATCCTTTTCAGAAGTTCACAACACAATCAAACAGTTGGTTGTGAAGGGGAAATATGATCAAGCCCTTGAGCTCTACACTGCAAAAGTTCACTGTTCTCATGCAAGTAGTACCTTCCTTCTTCCTTCAATCATCAAAGCTTGTGTTCATCATCAATTATTTGGTCTTCAGCTTCATAGCTATGTCCTCAAAAATGGGTACTCTTCAGAATGTGCAATATCTAATTCTCTTATATCAATGTATGCAAAATTCTCCGAAACAAAAGCTGCGTACCAACTGTTTGATACAATGCCGGAAAGAGATATCATCTCGTGGAATTCAATGATAAATTGCTATTATATGAATGGATATTTGTTAGAATCATTGGAGTTGTTTAAGGAGATGTATAATGTACATGGTTTTGTGCCAAAACCTGAGTTAATCGCTAGCGTTATATCTGCTTGTATTCAGACCAAGAATTTAAAACTAGGAAGAGCTATCCATACTCTTACAGTAGTTGATGAAAGAATGGAAACTTCGATTTTCTTGACAACTGCTTTGGTAGATTTTTATTGGAAATGTTGTGAGCCAGATTTggcttttcttgtttttcagaGAATGGAAGTGAAAAATGAAGTCTCCTGGACTGCCATGATATCTGGATGCATAGCTGAGGAGTTGTATGCCAGAGCGGTTGAGTTATTTCGTTTAATGCAGTTGGAAAATGTTAAACCAAACAGAGTTACATTGACTAGTATATTACCAGCTTGTGCTGAGTTGAAGTATGGAAAAGAGATACATGGATATGcatttcgccatgggtttgactCGGATACTAAATTTTCGTCTGCTATTGTACACATGTATTCTGGATGTGGGGAAGCATTGCAGCCAATGAAGAATGTATTTGATCGGTCAACTAACAAAGATGTGGTAATGTGGACTGCTCTCATAACGAGCTATACTCGAAATAAATCTAGTTGTGAAGAAGCTATAAAGCTTTTCAATGAGATGCTGCTGAGTGGAATTCAACCAAATGATGTTACTTTATTAGCACTAATTTCTGCTTGTACTAATCTATTATCGGTATGCTATGGGCGAGGAATGCATGGCTATGCTTTTACAAGTGGTCTTAGTTCACATTTGTTCATTGGTAACTCCCTCATAAACATGTACTCAAAATGTGGTTTTCTGAAGGACTCTGCTCAAGTTTTCCAAGAGATGTCTATAAGAGATTCTGCATCATGGAGTGCCTTAATCAATGCTTATGGGACTCATGGTTTTGGAAATAAGGCGTTGGAACTTTTTAATGAAATGAAAGAGAGTGGGATAAAGACTGATTCAATTGCATTACTTGCAATTCTATCAGCATGTAATCACTGCGGTCTTTTTGAGGAGGGAAAGAAGCTCTTTGATGAAGTGTCAAAGGATAAAAGTTGCTCAATTACAGTGGAGCTCTATGCTTGCTACATTGATCTCCTGGGAAGGGCAGGTAAGCTAGAAGATGCCAGTGAGGTTATTAGCAGAATGCCTATTAAACCTACCAACAGAATTTGGAGCTCCCTGATTTCTTCTTGTAAATTACATGGAAGACTTGAAGTTGCAGAGCGTTTGGCTCATAGACTCATCAAATCTGAACCTGAAAATGCTGCTAATTATGCTTTGTTAAGCTTGGTATATGCTGAATCTGAAAACTGGCCTGGGGTGGAAGATTTACGGCGAgacatgaaagaaagaaaactgaGAAAAAGCTACGGGTTCAGCAGAATCGAGCTAGATGGCTAG